The proteins below come from a single Eriocheir sinensis breed Jianghai 21 unplaced genomic scaffold, ASM2467909v1 Scaffold250, whole genome shotgun sequence genomic window:
- the LOC126991205 gene encoding putative nuclease HARBI1, producing MALLWALEHDRLRRERVFRDRLNPLEVSDDLLLHYYRLPRHEILQLCEEIGPHIHRPTSRTRAIPIHTQILVALRFYASGTFQNVVGDVAGISQSSISRILNDVTEALLNKAKREINMPQNLQELMLIKQDFYGLSGFPSVIGAIDCTHIPIKAPANAVVYLNRKRKYSLNVQVVADSKMRIISFCASFPGSVHDSYIWRQSVLRQQFVEGQYGDSLLLGDSGYPLEPFLMTPVSQPTTDAHRAYNRSHSRTRVVVEQTFGVLKSRFRCLHGSGGSLQYDPVKCAKIAIACMLLHNICIIRRIQLNEPLVQEIENMENDAYRGNEVTGQARRRGLIDNVFS from the exons ATGGCGCTGCTCTGGGCACTGGAACATGACAGGCTACGACGGGAAAGAGTTTTCAGAGACCGTCTCAATCCTTTAGAGGTCAGCGATGATCTCCTCCTACACTATTATCGGCTGCCCCGCCATGAAATCCTTCAGCTGTGTGAGGAGATTGGACCACATATCCACAGGCCCACAAGTAGGACAAGAGCAATTCCAATTCACACACAGATCTTGGTTGCCCTGCGTTTTTATGCCAGTGGGACATTTCAGAATGTGGTGGGTGATGTAGCTGGTATCAGTCAGTCATCAATATCAAGAATATTGAATGATGTTACTGAGGCTTTGTTGAACAAAGCAAAACGAGAAATAAATATGCCCCAAAATCTGCAGGAGCTCATGCTTATCAAGCAAGATTTTTATGGCCTCAGTGGATTCCCTTCTGTCATAGGGGCAATAGACTGCACTCATATACCCATCAAAGCACCTGCAAATGCAGTTGTTTAtctgaacagaaagaggaagtacAGCCTTAATGTACAAGTTGTGGCAGACTCAAAGATGAGGATCATCAGCTTCTGTGCAAGCTTTCCCGGGAGTGTTCATGACTCCTACATATGGCGTCAAAGTGTTCTGCGCCAGCAGTTTGTGGAGGGCCAGTACGGAGACTCACTACTTCTTG GTGATTCTGGTTATCCTCTAGAGCCCTTCCTAATGACACCAGTGAGCCAACCAACAACTGATGCTCATCGTGCCTATAACCGCAGCCACTCTAGGACACGTGTTGTGGTGGAACAGACTTTTGGGGTATTAAAATCTCGGTTCCGTTGCTTGCATGGGTCAGGTGGCAGCCTTCAGTATGACCCAGTCAAGTGTGCCAAAATTGCAATtgcatgtatgctattgcataatatttgtatcattagaagaattcaattaaatgagcctttagtacaagagattgaaaacatggaaaatgatgcctacagaggaaatgaagtcacagggcaggctcgacgaaggggtctgattgacaatgtcttttcatag